A single Pseudomonas brassicacearum DNA region contains:
- a CDS encoding YchJ family protein, with protein MNTSSHTPICPCGSGNSLDACCGHYHDGHPAPCAEALMRSRYSAYVLGLVDYLVATTLPAQQPGLDRQSISEWSANSTWLGLEVESSEVLGGQPEHAFVTFTARWHDGQGEHSHREQSSFVQNDGRWYFIDPTVPVKAGRNDSCPCGSGHKFKKCCAGYFSH; from the coding sequence GTGAACACAAGCTCGCACACACCCATTTGCCCCTGTGGCAGTGGCAACTCACTGGACGCCTGCTGCGGCCACTACCACGATGGTCATCCGGCGCCCTGCGCCGAAGCCTTGATGCGCTCGCGCTACAGCGCCTATGTGCTGGGCCTGGTGGATTATCTGGTCGCCACCACCCTGCCCGCCCAGCAGCCAGGCCTCGATCGCCAGTCGATCAGCGAGTGGAGCGCCAACAGCACCTGGTTGGGGCTGGAAGTGGAAAGCAGCGAAGTGCTCGGTGGTCAACCGGAGCACGCCTTTGTCACGTTCACGGCACGCTGGCACGACGGCCAGGGCGAGCATAGCCACCGTGAACAGTCCTCGTTCGTGCAGAACGACGGGCGCTGGTATTTCATCGACCCGACCGTCCCGGTCAAGGCGGGCCGCAACGACAGCTGTCCGTGCGGCAGCGGGCATAAATTCAAGAAGTGCTGTGCCGGCTACTTCAGTCACTGA
- a CDS encoding OmpA family protein, which produces MNVLIRVALPVLLASSLLSGCATHSDGSAPLNQRTWPICSLIGGLVGGGLGAIESSGWAAGGAALGLLGGGLICYAQDGDEDDDGVFDRRDRCPDTPANTSVEHHGCPVPQYPASATPVEPEAPASEVITLNDAGKVLFDFDKSDLTAEARSQLDGLMGKLSHANVASIRVVGHTDSVGSDAYNQGLSERRASSVVEYLLTQGLAPDKLTSEGKGESEPVADNETDEGRAQNRRVELHIQR; this is translated from the coding sequence ATGAACGTTCTAATCAGGGTTGCCTTACCGGTACTGCTGGCCAGCAGTCTGTTGTCCGGTTGCGCCACTCACAGCGACGGTAGCGCACCTCTCAATCAACGCACCTGGCCAATCTGTAGCCTGATCGGCGGTCTGGTCGGCGGCGGGTTGGGGGCCATTGAAAGCAGTGGCTGGGCCGCCGGTGGCGCCGCGCTGGGGCTACTGGGCGGTGGTTTGATCTGTTACGCCCAGGATGGCGATGAAGACGACGACGGTGTGTTCGACCGCCGCGACCGTTGTCCCGATACGCCGGCCAATACCTCTGTCGAGCATCACGGCTGCCCGGTGCCGCAATACCCGGCCAGCGCCACACCCGTGGAGCCTGAAGCACCGGCGAGCGAGGTCATCACCCTCAACGACGCCGGCAAGGTACTGTTCGATTTCGACAAATCCGACCTCACTGCCGAAGCTCGAAGCCAGCTCGACGGGCTGATGGGCAAGCTCAGCCATGCCAATGTCGCCAGCATCCGGGTAGTGGGCCACACCGACAGTGTCGGCAGTGACGCCTATAACCAGGGACTGTCCGAACGTCGGGCCAGCAGCGTCGTGGAGTATTTGCTGACCCAGGGGCTGGCCCCCGACAAACTCACCAGCGAAGGCAAGGGCGAAAGCGAACCGGTGGCCGACAACGAGACCGACGAAGGGCGGGCGCAGAACCGTCGGGTTGAGCTGCATATCCAGCGTTGA
- a CDS encoding collagen-like protein encodes MRKLCLLAALVCPWASAQVVQVESHSLMRLPNTTSTLTLERLDVADYGTLLVPSNVTELTIDQLHLGREARIAIVPAQQVLEMKVAQAELAEGSQITSRGARGTYARVARPGRDLNLQFKVLNAPLLSVDARGGTGAPGYVGLDGANGQAPGCTWGSAGRGADGSNGSDGQPGAAGARVRLELPRAYPAEQIKVTVDGGAGGAAGRGGKPGAGGKAKGCLIYTADGGKSGRPGADGQPGPAGAAGTVTVQRF; translated from the coding sequence ATGCGTAAATTGTGTCTGCTCGCCGCACTCGTATGTCCATGGGCCTCGGCCCAGGTGGTCCAGGTCGAAAGCCATTCGTTGATGCGCCTGCCCAACACCACCAGCACCCTGACCCTGGAACGGCTGGACGTGGCCGACTACGGCACACTGCTGGTGCCGTCCAATGTCACTGAACTGACCATCGACCAATTGCACCTGGGACGTGAGGCGCGGATCGCCATCGTGCCGGCGCAGCAGGTATTGGAAATGAAAGTGGCCCAGGCCGAGCTGGCCGAGGGCAGCCAGATCACTTCACGCGGCGCGCGGGGTACTTACGCCAGGGTGGCGCGGCCGGGGCGCGATCTCAACCTGCAGTTCAAGGTCTTGAACGCACCGTTGTTGTCGGTGGACGCCCGTGGCGGCACGGGTGCCCCAGGTTACGTCGGTCTTGACGGTGCCAATGGCCAGGCGCCGGGTTGCACCTGGGGTTCGGCCGGTCGCGGGGCCGACGGCAGCAATGGCAGTGATGGCCAGCCGGGTGCGGCCGGTGCGCGGGTACGCCTTGAGCTGCCCCGCGCCTATCCTGCCGAGCAGATCAAGGTGACGGTGGACGGCGGTGCGGGTGGCGCGGCCGGGCGCGGTGGCAAACCCGGGGCGGGAGGCAAGGCCAAGGGCTGTCTGATCTATACCGCTGATGGCGGCAAAAGCGGCCGTCCTGGCGCCGATGGCCAGCCAGGGCCTGCCGGAGCGGCGGGCACGGTGACGGTGCAGCGGTTCTAA
- a CDS encoding CopD family protein, translating to MTPFALVYTLHLLAALVWVGGMFFAWMILRPAAMTALEGPARLKLWVEVFQRFFVWVWVAVVLLPISGVGLIHVRFAGFETAPRHVQVMMGLYVVMTALFIRIQGLQLPALRSAVTAQDWPAGAAVLGKIRRLVGINLLIGLLVVAIGAARPMF from the coding sequence ATGACACCCTTTGCCCTCGTCTACACCCTGCATTTACTGGCGGCCCTGGTCTGGGTCGGCGGCATGTTCTTCGCCTGGATGATCCTGCGTCCCGCCGCAATGACGGCGCTTGAGGGCCCTGCCCGGCTCAAGTTGTGGGTAGAAGTGTTTCAGCGTTTTTTCGTCTGGGTCTGGGTGGCGGTGGTGCTTTTACCGATCAGCGGTGTAGGCCTGATCCACGTGCGCTTCGCCGGTTTCGAAACCGCGCCACGGCATGTGCAGGTCATGATGGGGTTGTATGTGGTGATGACAGCGCTGTTTATCCGCATCCAGGGCCTGCAACTGCCGGCATTGCGTAGCGCCGTGACGGCACAGGACTGGCCAGCGGGTGCGGCGGTGCTGGGGAAGATTCGCAGGCTGGTTGGGATCAACCTGTTGATCGGGTTGCTGGTGGTGGCGATTGGCGCGGCGCGACCGATGTTCTGA
- a CDS encoding cysteine hydrolase family protein, translating into MELQNQAALILIDQQKGILHPRLGPRNNPEAELCMLELLALWRHTARPVIHVHHLSRSPDSVFWPGQSGVEVQPRFEPLAGEWLVQKQVPDAFSGTHLEEDLRRAGIGQLVIVGVATHNSVESTARTAGNLGFDTWVVEDACFTFDKSDYFGNARSAADVHAMSLGNLHGEYATVVAVKQILEAG; encoded by the coding sequence ATGGAGCTACAGAACCAGGCAGCGCTGATCCTCATCGATCAACAAAAAGGCATCCTTCACCCCAGGCTCGGCCCTCGTAACAACCCTGAGGCAGAGCTGTGCATGCTGGAGCTACTGGCGTTATGGCGACACACGGCGCGACCGGTGATTCACGTCCATCACTTGTCCCGCTCGCCGGACTCAGTGTTCTGGCCAGGGCAGTCGGGTGTGGAGGTCCAGCCACGGTTCGAGCCGCTGGCGGGGGAATGGCTGGTGCAAAAACAGGTGCCGGATGCGTTCAGTGGCACGCACCTGGAGGAAGACCTGCGCAGGGCGGGCATCGGGCAACTGGTGATCGTCGGCGTGGCGACGCACAACTCGGTAGAGTCTACGGCCCGTACGGCCGGCAACCTGGGATTCGACACGTGGGTGGTCGAGGATGCCTGCTTCACCTTCGACAAGAGCGATTACTTCGGTAACGCCCGTTCGGCGGCCGACGTACATGCCATGTCCCTGGGCAACTTGCATGGCGAGTATGCGACGGTGGTCGCTGTGAAGCAGATTCTGGAGGCGGGCTGA
- a CDS encoding ligase-associated DNA damage response exonuclease, whose amino-acid sequence MDLVIARPEGLYCPPGDFYIDPWRAVERSVITHAHGDHARSGNQHYLAAAPGEGILRSRLGQDINLQTLSYGERLSHHGVTLSFHPAGHVLGSAQVRLEYQGEVWVASGDYKVEPDGTCTPFEPVKCHTFITESTFGLPIYRWQPQAQVFDEINQWWRANIAAGRASVLFCYSFGKAQRILHGIDESLGPILAHGAVEPLNRVYREAGVHLPPTIYASDINKNDPIMGQALVIAPPSAGGSSWMRRFGDYSDAFASGWMRLRGTRRRRGVDRGFVLSDHADWPGLLWAIEQTGAERVMVTHGSVSVLVRHLCEQGLDAQGFSTEYGDNEEDLATATDSGEEAP is encoded by the coding sequence ATGGATCTTGTCATTGCCCGCCCCGAAGGCTTGTACTGCCCGCCCGGGGATTTCTACATCGACCCGTGGCGTGCAGTAGAACGTTCGGTCATCACCCATGCCCACGGCGACCATGCCCGCAGCGGCAACCAACACTACCTGGCAGCGGCCCCCGGCGAAGGCATTCTGCGCTCACGCCTGGGCCAGGACATCAACCTGCAAACCCTGTCCTACGGCGAACGCCTGTCGCACCATGGCGTAACCTTGAGCTTTCACCCCGCCGGCCATGTGCTGGGCTCGGCCCAGGTGCGGCTGGAATACCAGGGTGAGGTCTGGGTGGCGTCGGGGGATTACAAAGTCGAGCCTGACGGCACCTGCACCCCGTTCGAGCCGGTGAAATGCCATACCTTCATCACCGAATCGACCTTCGGCCTGCCCATCTACCGCTGGCAGCCCCAGGCGCAGGTCTTCGACGAGATCAACCAGTGGTGGCGCGCAAACATCGCCGCCGGCCGAGCCAGCGTGTTGTTCTGCTATTCCTTCGGCAAGGCCCAGCGGATTCTTCACGGCATCGATGAAAGCCTCGGCCCGATCCTGGCCCACGGTGCGGTGGAGCCGCTGAACCGGGTCTATCGTGAGGCCGGCGTTCACCTGCCGCCGACAATTTATGCCAGCGACATCAACAAGAACGACCCGATCATGGGCCAGGCGCTGGTGATCGCCCCGCCCTCTGCCGGGGGCAGCAGTTGGATGCGTCGCTTCGGCGACTACAGCGACGCCTTCGCCAGCGGCTGGATGCGCCTGCGCGGTACGCGGCGGCGGCGCGGCGTGGACCGGGGCTTTGTGCTGTCCGACCACGCCGATTGGCCAGGCCTGCTCTGGGCCATCGAACAGACCGGCGCCGAGCGGGTGATGGTCACCCACGGTTCGGTAAGCGTGCTGGTGCGCCACCTCTGCGAGCAAGGCCTCGATGCCCAAGGGTTCAGCACCGAATACGGCGACAACGAAGAAGACCTCGCCACGGCCACCGACAGCGGTGAGGAGGCGCCATGA
- a CDS encoding SEC-C metal-binding domain-containing protein: MTQQPHVHGPDCNHDHDHHHEHDHGHVHGPNCGHAHQEPVRNALKDVGRNDPCPCGNGKKFKKCHGA, encoded by the coding sequence ATGACCCAACAACCCCACGTCCACGGCCCTGATTGCAACCACGATCACGACCATCATCACGAGCATGACCACGGCCACGTCCACGGCCCGAACTGCGGCCACGCACACCAGGAACCCGTGCGCAACGCCCTGAAGGATGTCGGCCGCAACGACCCTTGCCCGTGCGGCAATGGCAAGAAATTCAAGAAGTGCCACGGGGCTTGA
- a CDS encoding DUF1145 domain-containing protein: protein MKVFWGLGRLLTLLFWLVVLVNLVVPFVHPLHLLVNFAGVFLLALHLLELLLFRASFRGRPAPGRDRLRVLLFGIFHLQTLPTAPEASHA from the coding sequence ATGAAGGTGTTTTGGGGGCTGGGGCGCTTGCTGACCCTGCTGTTCTGGCTGGTGGTGCTGGTCAATCTGGTCGTACCGTTCGTCCATCCGCTGCATCTACTGGTCAATTTCGCCGGCGTTTTTTTGCTGGCGCTCCATCTGCTGGAACTGCTGCTGTTCAGGGCCAGTTTCCGTGGCCGCCCCGCGCCTGGTCGCGATCGCCTCAGAGTGCTGCTGTTCGGTATCTTCCACTTGCAAACCCTCCCGACCGCGCCAGAGGCTTCCCATGCGTAA
- a CDS encoding ATP-dependent DNA ligase produces MKAFAELYAELDATTSSNAKLAAMQAYFTKAPPQDAAWAVYFLSGGRPRQLVPVKILRELAVQVSGLSAWLFEESYQAVGDLAETISLVLPESPHRSDEGLALWIEEKLLPLRGESPEVLALRLPTLWAQLDRPSLMLCIKLITGSFRVGVSKLLVTRALAGMANLDSKRVAQRLVGYTDLSHRPTAASYLKLIAAETDDEHAQRGGQPYPFFLAHALSAPVEQFDALLGPASDWQVEWKWDGIRSQVIKRDGHLWVWSRGEELVTERFPELHALAQVLPDGTVIDGEIVVWKTARPVTDDAFDPDTPLQPAVQPFALLQQRIGRKTLGKKILDDAPVVVMAYDLLEWQGEDWRSRPQAERRERLEALIARVHSPVLLPSPTITGQDWFDLARQREDSRRLGVEGMMLKARNALYGVGRTKDMGVWWKWKIDPFSVDAVLIYAQRGHGRRASLYSDYTFAVWDNPPDSRERTLVPFAKAYSGLTDAEMRQVDSIVRKTTVEKFGPVSSVTPTLVFELGFEGIALSNRHKSGIAVRFPRMLRWRQDKHVDEADTLATLQDLLK; encoded by the coding sequence ATGAAAGCCTTCGCCGAGCTGTACGCCGAACTGGACGCCACCACCTCCAGCAATGCCAAGCTTGCCGCCATGCAGGCTTATTTCACCAAGGCCCCGCCCCAGGACGCGGCATGGGCCGTGTATTTCCTGTCCGGCGGGCGTCCACGGCAACTGGTGCCGGTAAAAATCCTGCGGGAGTTGGCCGTGCAGGTGTCCGGGCTGTCTGCGTGGCTGTTCGAAGAGAGCTACCAGGCCGTGGGCGATTTGGCCGAAACCATCTCGTTGGTGCTGCCGGAGTCGCCCCACCGCTCCGACGAGGGCCTGGCGCTGTGGATCGAGGAAAAATTGCTGCCATTGCGTGGCGAATCGCCCGAGGTGCTGGCGCTGCGATTACCAACGCTGTGGGCACAACTGGACCGGCCGAGCCTGATGCTGTGCATCAAGCTCATCACCGGCAGCTTTCGCGTCGGCGTGTCCAAACTGCTGGTAACCCGGGCCCTGGCCGGCATGGCCAACCTGGACAGCAAGCGGGTGGCCCAGCGCCTGGTGGGCTACACCGACCTGTCCCATCGTCCGACGGCTGCCAGTTACCTCAAGCTGATCGCGGCCGAAACCGACGATGAACATGCCCAGCGCGGCGGCCAGCCTTATCCGTTTTTCCTGGCCCATGCCTTGTCTGCCCCGGTGGAGCAATTCGACGCCCTGCTGGGGCCGGCCAGCGACTGGCAGGTGGAATGGAAATGGGACGGCATCCGTTCCCAGGTGATCAAGCGCGATGGCCATTTATGGGTCTGGTCCCGAGGCGAAGAACTGGTCACTGAGCGCTTCCCCGAACTGCACGCCCTGGCGCAGGTATTGCCTGACGGTACCGTGATCGATGGCGAAATCGTAGTGTGGAAAACCGCCCGGCCGGTGACCGATGATGCCTTCGACCCGGACACGCCGCTGCAACCAGCGGTGCAACCCTTCGCGCTGTTGCAGCAGCGCATCGGTCGCAAGACCCTGGGCAAGAAAATCCTCGATGATGCCCCGGTGGTGGTGATGGCCTATGACCTGTTGGAATGGCAAGGCGAGGACTGGCGCAGCCGCCCTCAGGCCGAACGCCGCGAACGGCTGGAGGCGCTGATAGCCCGAGTTCACAGCCCGGTGCTGTTGCCGTCGCCGACAATTACCGGCCAGGACTGGTTCGACCTCGCCCGGCAACGCGAAGACTCTCGTCGCCTCGGTGTCGAAGGCATGATGCTCAAGGCCCGCAATGCGCTGTACGGCGTCGGTCGCACCAAGGACATGGGCGTGTGGTGGAAATGGAAGATCGACCCCTTCAGCGTCGACGCGGTGCTGATCTATGCCCAGCGCGGCCACGGCCGGCGCGCCAGCCTGTACAGCGACTACACCTTCGCTGTGTGGGACAACCCGCCGGACAGTCGCGAGCGCACACTGGTGCCGTTTGCCAAGGCTTATTCAGGGTTGACCGATGCTGAGATGCGCCAGGTCGACAGCATCGTGCGCAAGACCACCGTGGAGAAGTTCGGCCCGGTGAGCAGCGTCACGCCCACCCTGGTGTTCGAACTGGGGTTCGAAGGCATCGCCCTGTCCAATCGCCACAAGAGCGGGATCGCCGTACGCTTTCCACGGATGTTGCGCTGGCGCCAGGACAAGCACGTCGACGAGGCCGACACACTGGCGACGCTGCAGGATCTGCTGAAATAA
- a CDS encoding penicillin acylase family protein has protein sequence MASPASISLIPRLGVAAAVASVLGLSGCQTWNAQDTVPPTSGVQPLKGLAQNVSVRRNATGMPLIESNSFHDALFTLGYVHASDRITQMVTLRLLAQGRLAEMSGAERLDIDRYMRAVNLRKNADELYKASSPRLKRFFEVYARGVNAYLFRYRDKLPSDLAATGYKPEYWKPEDSALMFCLLNFSQSANLPEEIASLVLAQTVTNDKLAWLSPSYPDEPLPVAEADKLQGLRLNGQIPGLNEIGKATRQLAELNLLSAASSSNWAIAPPRSRSGKSLLASDSHGPLGMPGLWSPVQIRAPKYQAAGVSVAGIPMILAGFNGKVAWSMTSVLGDNQDLFLEKIRRQGNGLSYEVNGRWQPAIVRNETYFIKGQRPIREAVFETRHGPLLNSAQGPAMANGFGLALQTPSLGDDKTLDAFFDLSRAQNVEKASDASREIRAIAVNLVFADASHIGWQVTGRYPNRREGEGLLPSPGWDGRYDWDGYADPMLHPYDQDPAQGWLGTSNQRVIPHGYGMQLSNSWASPERGERMAELAGTGKHDTRSLIAMQYDQGTTFAAKLKKVFEAPGMAQPLKQAIEDLPVTDRAKAREAYTRLMAFDGRLSPTSTDAAIYELFLQESMKQIFLDELGPDSSPAWKALVANGQLSYSAQADHLLGREDSPFWDDVRTPQKEDKAVILARSLAAAISVGDSQLGGDHKAWQWGQLHRYAWKNSNGQIVRGPLPAGGDATTLNTAAFAGGLDFNTTLAPAMRFIVDFGQPEPLMIQDGAGQSGNPVSPNYANGIDPWIKGQYQSLPLQPPNFDRAYGKRRLTLVPGK, from the coding sequence ATGGCCTCGCCAGCCTCTATTTCCCTTATCCCCCGACTCGGCGTTGCCGCCGCAGTGGCCAGTGTGCTCGGTTTGAGCGGATGCCAGACCTGGAATGCCCAGGACACCGTGCCACCGACTTCCGGCGTGCAACCGCTCAAGGGGCTGGCGCAGAACGTCTCGGTCCGGCGCAATGCCACGGGCATGCCGCTGATCGAAAGCAACAGCTTCCATGACGCCCTGTTCACCCTCGGCTACGTCCACGCCAGCGATCGCATCACCCAGATGGTCACCCTGCGCCTGCTGGCCCAGGGGCGGCTGGCAGAGATGTCTGGTGCCGAACGTCTGGACATCGACCGCTACATGCGCGCCGTCAACCTGAGGAAAAACGCCGACGAGCTGTACAAGGCGTCTTCGCCACGGCTCAAGCGCTTCTTCGAGGTCTATGCCCGCGGCGTCAACGCCTACCTGTTCCGCTACCGCGACAAGTTGCCGTCGGACCTGGCCGCCACCGGCTACAAACCCGAATACTGGAAACCGGAAGACTCGGCGCTGATGTTCTGCCTGCTGAATTTCAGCCAGTCGGCCAACCTGCCGGAAGAAATCGCCAGCCTGGTACTGGCCCAGACCGTCACCAACGACAAGCTCGCCTGGCTGAGCCCCTCCTACCCGGACGAACCTCTGCCCGTGGCCGAGGCCGACAAACTCCAGGGCTTGCGGCTCAACGGCCAGATTCCGGGCTTGAACGAGATCGGCAAGGCCACCCGCCAGTTGGCCGAGCTGAACCTTTTGAGCGCTGCGTCTTCGAGCAACTGGGCCATCGCGCCGCCACGCAGCCGCAGCGGCAAAAGCCTGCTGGCCAGCGACAGCCATGGGCCGCTGGGCATGCCGGGGCTGTGGAGCCCCGTACAGATCCGCGCACCCAAGTACCAGGCGGCCGGGGTTTCCGTGGCGGGGATCCCGATGATCCTGGCCGGGTTCAACGGTAAAGTGGCCTGGAGCATGACCAGCGTCCTGGGGGACAACCAAGACCTGTTCCTGGAAAAAATCCGACGCCAGGGCAACGGCCTGTCCTACGAGGTCAACGGCAGATGGCAGCCAGCGATCGTGCGCAACGAAACCTATTTCATCAAAGGCCAGCGGCCGATTCGTGAAGCGGTGTTCGAGACCCGTCACGGCCCGTTGCTCAACAGCGCCCAGGGCCCGGCCATGGCCAACGGCTTTGGCCTGGCCTTGCAGACGCCGAGCCTGGGCGACGACAAGACCCTGGATGCCTTCTTCGACCTGTCTCGGGCGCAGAACGTCGAGAAAGCCTCTGACGCCAGCCGGGAAATCCGCGCCATTGCCGTGAACCTGGTATTTGCCGATGCCAGCCATATCGGCTGGCAAGTCACCGGTCGCTATCCAAACCGCCGTGAAGGCGAAGGCTTGTTGCCGTCGCCGGGCTGGGACGGTCGCTACGATTGGGACGGTTACGCCGACCCCATGCTGCACCCCTACGATCAGGACCCAGCCCAGGGCTGGCTCGGCACATCCAACCAACGGGTCATTCCCCACGGCTACGGCATGCAGCTGTCCAATTCCTGGGCTTCGCCAGAGCGTGGCGAACGCATGGCCGAACTGGCCGGCACGGGCAAGCACGACACCCGCAGCCTGATCGCCATGCAGTACGACCAGGGCACGACGTTCGCGGCCAAGCTCAAGAAAGTTTTCGAAGCCCCGGGCATGGCCCAGCCGCTCAAACAGGCGATCGAAGACCTGCCGGTGACTGACCGGGCCAAGGCTCGCGAAGCCTACACCCGCCTGATGGCATTCGATGGTCGGCTCAGCCCGACCTCCACCGACGCCGCGATCTATGAGCTGTTCCTGCAGGAAAGCATGAAGCAGATTTTCCTCGACGAGCTAGGCCCGGACAGCAGCCCGGCGTGGAAGGCGCTGGTCGCCAATGGCCAATTGTCCTACTCGGCCCAGGCCGATCATCTGTTGGGGCGTGAAGACAGCCCGTTCTGGGACGATGTGCGCACGCCCCAGAAAGAAGACAAGGCCGTCATCCTCGCCCGCAGCCTGGCCGCCGCCATCAGCGTCGGCGACAGCCAGTTGGGCGGTGACCACAAGGCTTGGCAGTGGGGTCAGTTGCATCGCTACGCGTGGAAGAACAGCAACGGCCAGATCGTACGCGGCCCGCTGCCGGCCGGGGGCGACGCCACCACGCTCAACACCGCAGCATTCGCTGGCGGGCTGGATTTCAACACCACCCTGGCGCCCGCCATGCGCTTTATCGTCGACTTCGGCCAGCCTGAACCGTTGATGATCCAGGACGGTGCCGGACAGTCCGGCAACCCGGTCAGCCCGAACTATGCCAATGGCATCGATCCGTGGATCAAGGGGCAGTACCAGAGCCTGCCGTTGCAACCGCCGAATTTCGATCGGGCGTATGGCAAGAGGCGGTTGACGCTGGTGCCTGGCAAATAA
- a CDS encoding LEA type 2 family protein, with protein MTPTSLLLRITCLLLFVGLGGCASWRSDDAPEPQVHLVKVEVVRARLLEQKFMLHFRVDNPGDSDLTVRGLTYRIHLGDLLLTEGEHEHWFTVRPRHSAYFKVPIRTNLWPQVRHVVKLLEKPREQIPYRLEGELETGLFIAHYVHLERNGVIIAADFIAE; from the coding sequence ATGACCCCTACATCACTTTTGCTACGCATCACCTGCCTGCTGCTGTTCGTCGGGCTCGGCGGTTGCGCGTCCTGGCGAAGTGACGATGCGCCTGAACCGCAGGTGCATCTGGTCAAGGTCGAGGTGGTGCGGGCCCGGCTACTGGAACAGAAGTTCATGCTGCACTTTCGCGTCGATAACCCCGGCGACAGCGACCTGACCGTTCGCGGCCTGACCTACCGCATCCATCTGGGCGACCTGTTGCTGACCGAAGGTGAGCATGAACACTGGTTCACCGTTCGCCCCCGGCACAGCGCCTACTTCAAGGTGCCGATCCGCACCAACCTGTGGCCGCAGGTGCGGCACGTGGTGAAGTTGCTGGAGAAACCCCGGGAACAGATCCCCTATCGTCTGGAAGGTGAGCTGGAAACCGGATTATTCATCGCTCACTACGTGCACCTGGAACGCAATGGCGTGATAATCGCCGCCGATTTTATTGCGGAGTAA
- a CDS encoding DUF6231 family protein gives MTVAISSRTPQQALAAVLDRYTPQKLLLIGASGFPALEAFQQAHPDTEVVHAGPGALPADVAARRFDLALALDCLEHLPKREGLNLLGGIRNLNASRIAVLADLNACGWQETDFFSLALQASERFQREDQVLTLFTYDLLEYKQVPDWLNSRFWANPENFGKYWW, from the coding sequence ATGACCGTTGCCATTTCTTCGCGCACACCCCAGCAAGCCCTGGCCGCCGTGCTTGATCGCTATACCCCGCAAAAACTGCTATTGATCGGTGCCAGCGGCTTTCCCGCGCTCGAAGCATTCCAGCAGGCCCATCCCGACACCGAAGTGGTCCATGCCGGCCCCGGCGCGCTGCCGGCAGACGTGGCGGCGCGGCGTTTTGACCTGGCCCTGGCACTCGATTGCCTGGAGCATTTGCCCAAGCGCGAGGGTCTGAACCTGTTGGGTGGCATCCGCAATCTCAATGCCAGCCGCATCGCCGTGCTGGCAGACCTCAACGCCTGCGGCTGGCAAGAGACGGACTTTTTTTCCCTGGCCCTGCAAGCCAGCGAGCGATTCCAGCGCGAAGATCAGGTGCTGACCCTGTTCACCTACGATCTGCTTGAATACAAACAAGTCCCCGACTGGCTCAACTCGCGCTTTTGGGCCAACCCGGAAAATTTTGGAAAATATTGGTGGTAA
- a CDS encoding OmpA family protein, which translates to MSIVRTALPLVLLTSVLTGCAGLQKTDWPTCAAVGGVIGAGLGATESTSWAGGGALFVGTMAAAYCWVHGDGDEDGDGVPDSRDKCPGTPKGVQVDADGCPPPVPAPMVEEAVVVQEETIVIRDVHFEFNKATLTPGDKDVLSTIATRLKQETSTAQLRVTGHTDSVGSDAYNQRLSEKRANSVVQYLVENGVPRASFVSVSGAGESQPVADNKTADGRAMNRRTEIKINR; encoded by the coding sequence ATGAGCATAGTTCGGACAGCGTTACCCCTGGTTCTGCTAACCAGTGTGTTGACTGGTTGCGCAGGTTTGCAGAAAACCGACTGGCCGACCTGTGCCGCCGTCGGCGGTGTGATCGGTGCAGGCTTGGGCGCCACTGAAAGTACCTCCTGGGCCGGCGGCGGAGCGCTGTTCGTCGGCACCATGGCGGCGGCTTATTGCTGGGTGCACGGCGACGGCGATGAAGACGGCGATGGCGTGCCGGACAGCCGCGACAAGTGCCCGGGCACACCGAAGGGCGTGCAGGTCGATGCTGATGGCTGCCCGCCGCCTGTCCCAGCGCCAATGGTTGAAGAGGCCGTGGTGGTCCAGGAAGAAACCATCGTGATCCGCGATGTGCACTTTGAGTTCAACAAAGCCACGCTGACCCCGGGCGACAAGGATGTGCTGAGCACGATCGCCACCCGGCTGAAACAGGAAACATCCACCGCACAACTGCGGGTCACCGGCCATACCGACAGTGTTGGCAGCGATGCCTATAACCAGCGGTTGTCGGAGAAACGGGCCAATTCGGTGGTGCAATACCTGGTCGAAAACGGCGTTCCGCGTGCCAGTTTTGTCTCGGTGTCCGGCGCCGGAGAGAGCCAGCCGGTGGCTGATAACAAGACCGCCGACGGTCGCGCGATGAACCGTCGTACGGAAATCAAGATCAACCGCTGA